A region from the Cannabis sativa cultivar Pink pepper isolate KNU-18-1 chromosome 9, ASM2916894v1, whole genome shotgun sequence genome encodes:
- the LOC133031089 gene encoding membrane steroid-binding protein 2-like, with translation MAIYSIVMEEITHHTGLSPTAFFTIAALVLVVFRTVSAMFVSPEDFNKPPVAAAVSLNPNPNNNSSFLNGVLDQTPTKASVQLGEITHQELSAYNGSDPNKPLLISIKGQIYDVSSSRMFYGPGGPYAMFTGKEASRALALLSFKPQDMNDNFEDLGPDELQVLEDWEDKFIDKYPKVGKLVKQSIQTEEPSQSGEELKKEN, from the exons atgGCGATTTACTCAATCGTAATGGAAGAGATAACACACCACACAGGTCTTTCACCCACCGCCTTCTTCACCATCGCAGCTCTAGTCCTCGTCGTTTTCAGAACCGTCTCCGCCATGTTCGTCTCTCCCGAAGATTTCAACAAACCTCCAGTCGCCGCCGCCGTttccctaaaccctaaccctaacaaCAACTCCAGTTTTCTCAATGGGGTTTTGGATCAAACCCCAACTAAGGCTTCTGTTCAATTGGGAGAGATTACTCATCAAGAACTTAGCGCTTATAATGGTTCTGACCCTAATAAGCCTCTTCTTATATCTATCAAGGGTCAGATCTATGATGTCTCTTCTTCTAG GATGTTCTATGGTCCCGGAGGGCCGTACGCAATGTTTACAGGGAAGGAAGCTAGTAGAGCTTTGGCTTTGCTTTCTTTCAAGCCTCAAGACATGAACGACAATTTTGAAGATTTGGGTCCTGATGAGCTTCAAGTTTTAGAGGATTGGGAGGATAAGTTCATCGACAAGTATCCCAAGGTTGGGAAGCTTGTGAAACAGTCAATCCAAACCGAGGAACCATCTCAAAGTGGAGAGGAATTAAAGAAGGAAAATTAG